The following proteins are co-located in the Cyprinus carpio isolate SPL01 chromosome B19, ASM1834038v1, whole genome shotgun sequence genome:
- the LOC109094683 gene encoding angiopoietin-1 isoform X2, whose amino-acid sequence MIENYIKDNMKTEIVQLQQSAVHNHTAAMLEMGTSLLSQTAEQTRKLTDVETQVLNQTSRLEIQLLENSLSTNKLEKQLMIQINEINKIHDKNGFLEEKMQEMEDRHREELEALREEKTSLQALVSRQSSVIRELEAQLSRATGNSTAMQRQQQDLMDTVRNLLSLCAKDGGTALVPNSTKQADEERKFRDCADLYQAGFQKNGVYTINISPQETKKVYCNMESAGGGWTVIQRREDGTVDFQRTWKEYKMGFGSVSAEHWLGNEFVHILTNQKQYALHVELTDWDGHQAFSQYDSFHIDSEKHNYRLFLKSHSGTAGRQSSLAIHGADFSTKDMDNDNCTCKCALMLSGGWWYDACGPSNLNGVYYRQGQHVGKFNGIKWHYFKGPSYSLRSTVMMIRPADFS is encoded by the exons aTTGAGAACTACATCAAAGACAATATGAAGACAGAAATAGTGCAGTTACAACAGAGTGCCGTTCATAACCACACGGCGGCCATGTTAGAGATGGGCACCAGTCTTCTCTCCCAAACAGCTGAGCAGACGCGCAAGCTAACCGATGTCGAGACACAG gttttaaatcaGACATCAAGGTTGGAAATTCAGCTGCTGGAGAATTCACTATCCACCAACAAGCTGGAGAAACAACTTATGATACAGATAAATGAAATCAACAAGATCCATGACAAGAATGG TTTTCTGGAGGAAAAAATGCAGGAGATGGAGGACAGGCACAGAGAAGAGTTGGAGGCCCTGCGGGAGGAGAAGACCAGTCTTCAGGCTCTGGTGAGCAGGCAGAGCTCAGTGATCCGGGAGCTGGAGGCTCAGCTGAGTCGAGCGACCGGTAACAGCACCGCCATGCAGAGACAACAGCAGGACCTGATGGATACCGTACGCAACCTGCTCAGCCTCTGCGCTAAGGATGGAGGCACAGCAT tGGTGCCAAACAGCACAAAGCAAGCTGACGAGGAGAGGAAGTTCCGGGACTGTGCCGACCTCTACCAAGCGGGTTTCCAGAAAAATGGAGTTTACACTATCAACATTAGCCCACAAGAGACTAAAAAG GTGTACTGTAACATGGAGTCTGCAGGCGGAGGCTGGACTGTAATCCAAAGGCGTGAAGATGGTACCGTGGACTTCCAGAGAACATGGAAAGAATATAAAATG GGCTTTGGGAGCGTGTCGGCTGAACACTGGCTGGGAAATGAGTTTGTGCACattctgaccaatcagaagcagTATGCCCTCCATGTGGAGCTGACCGACTGGGACGGACACCAGGCCTTCTCTCAGTATGATAGTTTCCACATCGACAGTGAAAAACACAATTACAG GTTGTTCCTGAAGAGCCACAGCGGGACGGCGGGCAGACAGAGCAGTCTGGCGATCCATGGCGCTGACTTCAGCACTAAAGACATGGACAATGACAACTGCACGTGCAAGTGTGCGCTGATGCTCAGCGGGG gatGGTGGTATGATGCCTGTGGCCCATCCAACCTGAACGGGGTGTACTACAGACAAGGACAACATGTCGGAAAATTCAATGGAATCAAGTGGCACTATTTCAAAGGCCCCAGCTACTCTCTCCGATCAACTGTCATGATGATTCGACCAGCCGACTTCTCATAG
- the LOC109094683 gene encoding angiopoietin-1 isoform X3, with product MKTEIVQLQQSAVHNHTAAMLEMGTSLLSQTAEQTRKLTDVETQVLNQTSRLEIQLLENSLSTNKLEKQLMIQINEINKIHDKNGFLEEKMQEMEDRHREELEALREEKTSLQALVSRQSSVIRELEAQLSRATGNSTAMQRQQQDLMDTVRNLLSLCAKDGGTALVPNSTKQADEERKFRDCADLYQAGFQKNGVYTINISPQETKKVYCNMESAGGGWTVIQRREDGTVDFQRTWKEYKMGFGSVSAEHWLGNEFVHILTNQKQYALHVELTDWDGHQAFSQYDSFHIDSEKHNYRLFLKSHSGTAGRQSSLAIHGADFSTKDMDNDNCTCKCALMLSGGWWYDACGPSNLNGVYYRQGQHVGKFNGIKWHYFKGPSYSLRSTVMMIRPADFS from the exons ATGAAGACAGAAATAGTGCAGTTACAACAGAGTGCCGTTCATAACCACACGGCGGCCATGTTAGAGATGGGCACCAGTCTTCTCTCCCAAACAGCTGAGCAGACGCGCAAGCTAACCGATGTCGAGACACAG gttttaaatcaGACATCAAGGTTGGAAATTCAGCTGCTGGAGAATTCACTATCCACCAACAAGCTGGAGAAACAACTTATGATACAGATAAATGAAATCAACAAGATCCATGACAAGAATGG TTTTCTGGAGGAAAAAATGCAGGAGATGGAGGACAGGCACAGAGAAGAGTTGGAGGCCCTGCGGGAGGAGAAGACCAGTCTTCAGGCTCTGGTGAGCAGGCAGAGCTCAGTGATCCGGGAGCTGGAGGCTCAGCTGAGTCGAGCGACCGGTAACAGCACCGCCATGCAGAGACAACAGCAGGACCTGATGGATACCGTACGCAACCTGCTCAGCCTCTGCGCTAAGGATGGAGGCACAGCAT tGGTGCCAAACAGCACAAAGCAAGCTGACGAGGAGAGGAAGTTCCGGGACTGTGCCGACCTCTACCAAGCGGGTTTCCAGAAAAATGGAGTTTACACTATCAACATTAGCCCACAAGAGACTAAAAAG GTGTACTGTAACATGGAGTCTGCAGGCGGAGGCTGGACTGTAATCCAAAGGCGTGAAGATGGTACCGTGGACTTCCAGAGAACATGGAAAGAATATAAAATG GGCTTTGGGAGCGTGTCGGCTGAACACTGGCTGGGAAATGAGTTTGTGCACattctgaccaatcagaagcagTATGCCCTCCATGTGGAGCTGACCGACTGGGACGGACACCAGGCCTTCTCTCAGTATGATAGTTTCCACATCGACAGTGAAAAACACAATTACAG GTTGTTCCTGAAGAGCCACAGCGGGACGGCGGGCAGACAGAGCAGTCTGGCGATCCATGGCGCTGACTTCAGCACTAAAGACATGGACAATGACAACTGCACGTGCAAGTGTGCGCTGATGCTCAGCGGGG gatGGTGGTATGATGCCTGTGGCCCATCCAACCTGAACGGGGTGTACTACAGACAAGGACAACATGTCGGAAAATTCAATGGAATCAAGTGGCACTATTTCAAAGGCCCCAGCTACTCTCTCCGATCAACTGTCATGATGATTCGACCAGCCGACTTCTCATAG